A single genomic interval of Labrus bergylta chromosome 18, fLabBer1.1, whole genome shotgun sequence harbors:
- the LOC109992574 gene encoding serine protease HTRA2, mitochondrial isoform X1 produces MAATPLNRCFLSVLRRHARCQTRGFNGNSSLGSGPSVGWDRNRNSGGDNSRSPGFTTLSVGLGLCGAALLYSQRDKHSKDRDASVSVRVLELILPSALCASPFKPDSPRYKYNFIADVVEKSTPAVVYIEIVGRHPFSGREVPVSNGSGFIISGSGFIISSDGLIVTSAHVVANKRGVRVKLTNGDAYNATVQDVDPVADIATIKITPRNPLPTLTLGKSCDIRQGEFVVAMGSPFALKNTITSGIVSSVQRGSKELGLSNPNMDYIQTDAAIDFGNSGGPLINLDGEVIGINTMKVTAGISFAIPSDRVRLFLDNAEKKKTSWSGESQTKRRYIGVMMLTLTQSIIAELKLRDPSFPDVTHGILIHKVIMGSPANRAGMLPGDIVLEINGVKVNTSEEIYQTVRSSDQITMVVQRGHELLQLHMTPEYTE; encoded by the exons ATGGCAGCAACTCCTCTAAATCGGTGTTTTCTGTCAGTGCTGAGGAGACACGCTCGGTGTCAGACCCGTGGATTTAACGGAAACTCGAGCCTTGGCAGCGGACCGTCGGTGGGAtgggacagaaacagaaacagcggTGGGGACAACAGTCGCTCTCCGGGGTTTACGACACTCTCTGTGGGTTTGGGACTGTGTGGTGCCGCGCTGCTCTACAGTCAAAGGGACAAACACTCAAAGGACAGAGACGCTTCTGTGTCTGTGCGGGTTTTAGAACTCATTCTCCCATCAGCTCTTTGTGCCTCTCCATTCAAACCTGACAGCCCCCGGTATAAATACAACTTCATTGCAGATGTAGTCGAAAAGTCCACTCCAGCTGTCGTTTACATTGAAATCGTGGGCAG ACACCCATTTTCAGGACGAGAGGTCCCTGTGTCCAACGGCTCTGGGTTCATCATCAGCGGCTCTGGGTTCATCATCAGCAGCGATGGTCTCATCGTCACCAGCGCTCACGTTGTGGCCAACAAGAGAGGCGTGCGAGTGAAGCTCACAAACGGAGATGCGTACAACGCCACCGTGCAGGATGTTGATCCTGTGGCAGACATCGCCACCATCAAAATCACGCCGAGG AATCCTTTACCCACGCTCACCCTCGGCAAGTCCTGTGACATTCGACAAGGAGAGTTTGTGGTCGCCATGGGTAGCCCTTTTGCTTTAAAGAATACAATAACCTCAGGGATCGTGAGCTCAGTGCAGCGAGGCAGCAAGGAGCTGGGCCTGTCCAATCCCAACATGGACTACATCCAGACCGATGCAGCCATTGAT tttggcAATTCTGGAGGTCCCCTCATTAACTTG GACGGTGAAGTCATCGGTATAAACACCATGAAGGTCACTGCAGGAATCTCCTTTGCCATACCGTCAGATCGCGTCAGACTTTTCCTTGATaatgcagagaagaaaaaga CATCGTGGTCCGGCGAGTCGCAGACGAAGCGGCGTTACATTGGCGTGATGATGCTAACGCTTACACAGAG CATCATTGCAGAGTTGAAGTTGAGAGACCCGTCCTTTCCGGATGTGACACACGGCATCCTGATTCACAAAGTGATCATGGGCTCACCGGCGAACAG AGCAGGCATGCTGCCAGGAGATATCGTGTTGGAGATCAACGGAGTGAAAGTGAACACCTCAGAGGAGATCTACCAGACCGTCCGCAGTAGCGATCAAATCACCATGGTGGTGCAACGAGGAcatgagctgctgcagctccataTGACTCCAGAGTACACAGAGTGA
- the LOC109992574 gene encoding serine protease HTRA2, mitochondrial isoform X2, producing the protein MGQKQKQRHPFSGREVPVSNGSGFIISGSGFIISSDGLIVTSAHVVANKRGVRVKLTNGDAYNATVQDVDPVADIATIKITPRNPLPTLTLGKSCDIRQGEFVVAMGSPFALKNTITSGIVSSVQRGSKELGLSNPNMDYIQTDAAIDFGNSGGPLINLDGEVIGINTMKVTAGISFAIPSDRVRLFLDNAEKKKTSWSGESQTKRRYIGVMMLTLTQSIIAELKLRDPSFPDVTHGILIHKVIMGSPANRAGMLPGDIVLEINGVKVNTSEEIYQTVRSSDQITMVVQRGHELLQLHMTPEYTE; encoded by the exons Atgggacagaaacagaaacagcg ACACCCATTTTCAGGACGAGAGGTCCCTGTGTCCAACGGCTCTGGGTTCATCATCAGCGGCTCTGGGTTCATCATCAGCAGCGATGGTCTCATCGTCACCAGCGCTCACGTTGTGGCCAACAAGAGAGGCGTGCGAGTGAAGCTCACAAACGGAGATGCGTACAACGCCACCGTGCAGGATGTTGATCCTGTGGCAGACATCGCCACCATCAAAATCACGCCGAGG AATCCTTTACCCACGCTCACCCTCGGCAAGTCCTGTGACATTCGACAAGGAGAGTTTGTGGTCGCCATGGGTAGCCCTTTTGCTTTAAAGAATACAATAACCTCAGGGATCGTGAGCTCAGTGCAGCGAGGCAGCAAGGAGCTGGGCCTGTCCAATCCCAACATGGACTACATCCAGACCGATGCAGCCATTGAT tttggcAATTCTGGAGGTCCCCTCATTAACTTG GACGGTGAAGTCATCGGTATAAACACCATGAAGGTCACTGCAGGAATCTCCTTTGCCATACCGTCAGATCGCGTCAGACTTTTCCTTGATaatgcagagaagaaaaaga CATCGTGGTCCGGCGAGTCGCAGACGAAGCGGCGTTACATTGGCGTGATGATGCTAACGCTTACACAGAG CATCATTGCAGAGTTGAAGTTGAGAGACCCGTCCTTTCCGGATGTGACACACGGCATCCTGATTCACAAAGTGATCATGGGCTCACCGGCGAACAG AGCAGGCATGCTGCCAGGAGATATCGTGTTGGAGATCAACGGAGTGAAAGTGAACACCTCAGAGGAGATCTACCAGACCGTCCGCAGTAGCGATCAAATCACCATGGTGGTGCAACGAGGAcatgagctgctgcagctccataTGACTCCAGAGTACACAGAGTGA
- the mis18bp1 gene encoding mis18-binding protein 1: protein MAYNHHVLQHAKPRFESPAKVFAKLKFKVQREEICAKDGILSETATESLYGEKQFLSPRKRTESTWLTNELKENQRVCSYRDEAQVLTLSPIPSPQKACGDSFLDIRSNPVEEMPTWLGYTPRKRPFLESTAVSHPFSLCSRTTQSHLEKPPTRHAGGFMVTGSRTPVKMHPEEKDRVRGVFVEECAPLQSQGSMFSPLRKRLRKRTLEHQDFNKVSDEVFSQPHHQQRKTFSPLSEDDSNACMEDFSDARRFSADTPGMNWSTSEAMFPPISTAVKRCHVRLQNITPMFPAKMFAYLKERENKAEQEVNKVSSGTTDLFNAGNSHRSRDTRPPAAHNMDEIPAFVSEIVGPVHQSREEPADSQSDTDPSEHVQSPAEPSQPCLLMDPLVFNSPRISIPKKHSAVFKRNKWPETVELSESVIHLKKWYLGRNHKGLFVEGIHQKDNIPWISTNVVERVNKSVLKTFSGRVYILVGKMNFDTDSGFPNWFLKNFLNGFPANWKTLYEKFLSEKDRGTTRNSEGRGIESKTKSGSSSVKVSAKQHRPKPPKTPASCPPATSSSRQVSRSGRVIKTPLEYWKGGRVILDAHMNVTIHECYETSICLPKVSTRVSARASKKPASVFLPCAEGKQEAPALLRKVKSQPRKCIKAKVYPEEQPCSSPEPPGETRLCVDTVLQKQMKPEKSSTKNSMKQTLEAPEPSVRVLRRKQAVSSSPHSPPVLEHTQSSEDDVFLRRTKKDKEAPKKQWRKKVLNKSRQCHRSPLGSSSESSDQIERKSNGTKTNRVAQSQIIPKQRKNTKISPKPLPKTTSKKEKKTKNSTQSQQDEDEAEWTEAELMKLQEAASYYPKSMTGYWAMVAKTVGTRSVEECHRKLMCSVTSETPAKKPSKSRKQKMEAPKDQDHPVISARVGTLKRKQQVRQFLKAMPKEDVDDVFSSEFMHQKQFEMPSMCPSEENYCSLSEQEPRTPGSTGFPEAKTPQCLDVRPDMIGSPNTGNDDKYTYLLQKRMKKYQYNLCKQSPFSKKFTPSAKRTMRRCGNTENDTFFVREMFPGSDAAQSDSGEEEDFYFSDS, encoded by the exons ATGGCGTATAACCATCATGTTTTACAACATGCAAAGCCGCGGTTTGAATCTCCTGCTAAGGTATTTGCCAAGCTGAAATTCAAAGTGCAAAGAGAAGAGATCTGCGCGAAGGACGGGATTCTCAGCGAAACAGCCACCGAGTCATTGTACGGAGAGAAACAGTTTCTGTCGCCCAGGAAGAGAACAGAGAGCACCTGGTTGACAAATGAGCTCAAGGAGAATCAGAGGGTCTGTTCCTATCGGGATGAAGCGCAGGTTTTGACCCTCTCTCCCATACCGAGTCCTCAGAAAGCCTGTGGCGATTCTTTTTTAGACATCCGCAGCAACCCCGTGGAGGAAATGCCCACCTGGCTCGGATACACACCAAGAAAGAGACCCTTCCTGGAGTCCACAGCCGTGTCTCATCCCTTCTCTTTGTGCAGCCGAACAACGCAGAGTCACCTGGAAAAGCCTCCGACGAGACACGCAGGTGGTTTCATGGTGACCGGCAGCAGGACTCCAGTTAAGATGCACCCAGAGGAGAAGGACCGTGTGAGGGGTGTGTTTGTGGAGGAGTGCGCTCCTCTTCAGTCTCAGGGCTCTATGTTTTCCCCCTTGAGGAAAAGGCTGAGGAAGAGAACATTGGAACACCAGGACTTCAACAAGGTTAGCGATGAAGTTTTTAGTCAGCCTCATCATCAGCAGAGGAAAACCTTCAGTCCTTTGAGTGAGGACGACAGCAACGCCTGCATGGAGGATTTCAGTGATGCTAGAAGATTCTCTGCTGACACACCAGGGATGAACTGGTCCACTAGTGAAGCCATGTTTCCACCGATATCTACAGCAGTGAAAC GTTGCCATGTGCGTTTACAAAATATCACCCCAATGTTTCCAGCCAAGATGTTTGCTTACTTGAAGGAGAGGGAAAATAAAGCTGAGCAAGAAGTTAACAAAGTCAGCAGCGGCACAACGGATCTCTTTAATGCGG GTAATTCCCATCGGTCCAGAGACACACGTCCCCCCGCGGCTCACAATATGGACGAGATTCCTGCCTTTGTTTCAGAAATTGTGGGTCCTGTCCACCAGTCCAGAGAGGAGCCAGCTGACAGCCAATCAGACACAGATCCCTCTGAACATGTCCAAAGCCCTGCTGAGCCGTCACAGCCGTGTTTGCTTATGGACCCTCTAGTATTCAATTCACCAAGGATCTCCATACCAAAGAAACACTCAGCTGTGTTCAAGCGAAACAAATGGCCTGAAACTGTGGAATTGAGT GAGAGTGTGATTCATCTCAAAAAGTGGTATCTCGGGAGGAATCACAAGGGACTGTTTGTTGAGGGGATCCACCA GAAGGACAACATACCGTGGATCAGTACCAACGTCGTGGAAAGGGTTAATAAGTCTGTTTTGAAGACCTTCTCTGGCAGGGTTTACATTTTGGTTGGCAAGATGAACTTTGACACTGACTCTG GGTTTCCCAATTGGTTCTTGAAGAACTTTTTAAATGGCTTTCCTGCAAACTGGAAAACACTTTACGAGAAGTTTCTGTCAGAGAAAGA cCGAGGGACGACGAGAAACAGTGAAGGACGAGGCATCGAGTCAAAGACAAAATCTGGCTCTTCGTCCGTCAAAGTGTCTGCGAAGCAGCACAGACCAAAACCTCCAAAGACGC CTGCTTCCTGTCCTCCTGCGACCTCATCCTCTAGGCAAGTGTCTCGAAGTGGTCGCGTGATCAAGACCCCTCTAGAGTATTGGAAAGGAGGGAGAGTCATTCTGGATGCACATATGAATGTTACCATCCATGAATGCTATGAGACCTCCATCTGCCTCCCT AAGGTCAGTACAAGAGTGTCCGCGAGGGCGTCTAAGAAAcctgcctctgtgtttcttccgtGTGCTGAAG GCAAACAAGAGGCACCAGCCCTGCTGAGGAAGGTTAAGAGTCAACCTCGTAAATGCATCAAAGCCAAGGTTTACCCCGAAGAGCAGCCCTGTTCTTCACCAGAGCCTCCCGGTGAGACACGGTTGTGTGTGGACACTGTcctgcaaaaacaaatgaaacctGAAAAGTCTTCAACAAAGAATTCAATGAAACAGACACTTGAAGCCCCAGAACCTTCAGTGAGAGTCTTGAGGCGTAAACAGGCCGTTTCATCATCTCCACATTCTCCCCCTGTTCTTGAGCACACTCAGTCTTCAGAAGACGATGTTTTCTTAAGGAGAACAAAAAAGGATAAAGAAGCACCCAAGAAGCAATGGAGGAAGAAGGTTCTTAACAAGTCAAGGCAGTGCCACAGGTCCCCGTTGGGTTCGTCATCGGAGTCCTCTGACCAGATCGAGAGGAAAAGTAACGGGACAAAAACTAACCGTGTTGCACAATCACAAATAATACcaaaacagaggaaaaacacCAAGATATCTCCAAAACCGCTGCCTAAAACGACcagcaagaaagaaaagaaaacgaaAAACAGCACACAGTCTCAACAAGATGAAGATGAAGCCGAGTGGACAGAGGCGGAGCTGATGAAGCTACAAGA ggCTGCGTCCTACTATCCTAAAAGCATGACGGGTTACTGGGCTATGGTGGCGAAGACAGTTGGAACACGTTCTGTAGAGGAGTGTCACAGGAAGCTCATGTGCAGCGTCACCTCAGAGACTCCCGCCAAGAAACCCAGCAAATCTAGAAAGCAAAAGATGGAAGCACCGAAAGATCAAG ATCATCCTGTGATATCAGCTCGTGTGGGAACCCTGAAGAGAAAGCAGCAGGTGCGTCAGTTCCTGAAGGCCATGCCCAAAGAAGATGTTGATGATGTTTTCAGCTCTGAATTTATGCATCAGAAACAGTTTGag ATGCCCTCCATGTGTCCGAGTGAGGAAAATTACTGTTCTCTGTCAGAACAAGAGCCCCGGACCCCGGGGTCAACAGGTTTCCCCGAGGCAAAGACTCCTCAGTGTCTGGATGTCAGGCCCGACATGATCGGCTCTCCCAACAC GGGCAATGATGACAAGTACACATACCTACTCcaaaagaggatgaaaaaataTCAGTATAATCTTTGCAAACAATCTCCGTTCTCAAAG aagttcacaccatcagctaaacGAACAATGAGAAGATGTGGTAACACAG AAAATGACACCTTTTTTGTTCGGGAGATGTTCCCGGGAAGCGATGCAGCTCAAAGCGACAGCGGAGAGGAAGAGGATTTTTACTTCTCAGACAGCTGA